One region of Zootoca vivipara chromosome 7, rZooViv1.1, whole genome shotgun sequence genomic DNA includes:
- the LOC118088523 gene encoding complement receptor type 2-like, protein MQRSPWGLLRTRRLLGLLMLSLLAQGLEGDYEEEIMCDNPVVPDGIKLNGFRDSYTYGNIITFECKIGYFLIGSYFIRCEKNSSWVPEVPTCKKIFSKNCGAPVMPKGSVHPLQSEYKIGDIVLVYCHPNHSFFDGTTKMTIKCKGYNQWDPPIQPCFSRTAPDTTELYIHNGRIIKGEKEYYNIGDEVTIECNTGYILIGSSKINYIGGKKWLPNIPTCGLSVFLKLLIAGGLQGPK, encoded by the exons ATGCAACGGTCGCCCTGGGGGCTTCTGCGGACTCGCCGGCTCTTGGGTTTGTTGATGCTGTCCCTGCTGGCTCAGGGATTGGAGGGTGACTACGAGGAAG AGATTATGTGTGACAATCCAGTAGTTCCGGATGGAATAAAATTAAATGGATTTAGAGATTCCTATACCTATGGCAACATTATTACATTTGAATGTAAAATTGGATACTTTTTAATCGGCAGTTATTTCATTCGCTGTGAGAAGAACAGTTCTTGGGTCCCTGAAGTGCCAACCTGCAAAAAGA TTTTTTCGAAAAATTGTGGTGCTCCAGTAATGCCTAAAGGGAGTGTGCATCCATTGCAATCTGAATACAAAATTGGAGATATCGTCTTAGTTTACTGCCACCCAAACcattctttttttgatggaaccACAAAGATGACCATAAAATGCAAAGGCTACAATCAGTGGGATCCTCCTATACAACCATGCTTCT cTAGAACAGCACCAGACACTACTGAACTCTATATCCATAATGGAAGAATAATCAAAGGGGAGAAAGAATACTACAACATTGGAGATGAAGTTACTATTGAATGTAATACTGGATATATTTTGATCGGATCATCTAAGATTAATTACATCGGTGGGAAGAAATGGTTGCCTAATATTCCAACTTGTGGTCTGA